A DNA window from Trypanosoma brucei brucei TREU927 chromosome 10, whole genome shotgun sequence contains the following coding sequences:
- a CDS encoding pteridine transporter, putative, giving the protein MSFAPTRSLPNEVNEPLPTLQSEESGEATYVHPDARALFNKVPCLRRLPMFGTAAEGYGPKAVMSISLSYFLCKGLSDYLVRDSLLAMFTQRFGVDVSVYQRLSNVANMGWSVKPLTAVVSDIFPLFGYSKRWYMFISCLIGPLLSLGFGLLPGKESSAAIGAALVFLCCFTKANVDILAEGHYSRMMRRVPAPGPALVSWIWWFIIAGSFVSSSVVGPLGDAKIPQVASFIASVVQILVLPFFIFNWFGELPNREERYGDALLLYKKEREEREKKCDPFSDSLTQPDRAINSESNPLSTEGPDAAGLVPYEGGAPTGDGDLSSFHFQEPGSCCCGVFEYNKEVVERNGRATVYSILIGLFVLVVAVTSVLGSTTYLTVVAIVVSLLHCSFNFYAFPLIIAKANLFGYLQRATSVSFPGALSNFFIAEADCLADGPHFSFAFYQTVGGIISCAASIVGIMLFNYIFSKRTYRMTYLSTLSLGIFSSIFDLVLVMRWNRPHVSDHALYIMGDAIISPVISMLNWMPQIVLLSRLCPRGSESTVYSILAASSNLGASMGSVVGSVVMEYALPVSSKLPCNFENLKWLVVIAGFLAPLLQIPMVFTLLPRARMCDDLDVDNATAKKKSEIQKEVAEVQESGST; this is encoded by the coding sequence ATGAGTTTCGCCCCTACGCGGTCACTACCCAACGAGGTAAACGAGCCTTTGCCAACGCTGCAATCCGAGGAATCAGGGGAGGCGACATATGTTCATCCTGATGCCCGTGCTCTTTTTAACAAGGTACCATGCCTTCGCCGTCTCCCAATGTTTGGTACAGCTGCAGAAGGTTATGGTCCTAAAGCTGTGATGTCCATCAGTTTGTCGTATTTCCTATGCAAAGGCTTGTCTGACTACTTGGTTCGAGACTCTCTTCTGGCCATGTTTACCCAGCGTTTTGGAGTGGATGTTTCCGTTTACCAACGTTTAAGCAACGTCGCGAACATGGGATGGTCCGTTAAGCCCTTGACCGCAGTGGTTAGTGATATCTTCCCCTTATTTGGTTACAGTAAGCGGTGGTATATGTTCATTTCATGCCTCATAGGCCCATTACTATCCCTTGGCTTTGGCTTGTTACCAGGCAAAGAATCAAGTGCAGCCATAGGTGCTGCACTAGTTTTCCTTTGCTGTTTCACTAAAGCCAATGTGGACATCCTTGCTGAGGGTCATTACAGTCGCATGATGCGCCGGGTCCCAGCTCCAGGTCCAGCTCTTGTAAGTTGGATTTGGTGGTTCATCATCGCTGGGTCTTTCGTTTCATCTTCTGTCGTTGGTCCTTTGGGCGACGCAAAGATCCCTCAAGTGGCTTCGTTCATTGCGAGTGTTGTGCAGATATTGGTATtgcctttcttcattttcaacTGGTTTGGTGAACTTCCAAACCGCGAGGAGCGCTACGGTGATGCCCTACTTCTTTACAAAAAGGAACGTgaggagagggagaagaagTGCGACCCATTTTCTGATTCTCTAACACAGCCAGATAGGGCCATAAACAGCGAGTCTAACCCATTATCCACAGAGGGGCCTGATGCAGCGGGGCTCGTTCCGTATGAGGGTGGGGCACCCACGGGTGACGGAGACTTAAGCTCATTTCACTTTCAGGAGCCAGGTTCTTGCTGTTGTGGTGTGTTTGAGTACAACAAGGAAGTCGTCGAACGTAACGGTCGCGCCACAGTTTACAGCATTCTCATTGGTTTGTTTGTACTGGTTGTGGCTGTAACTTCCGTTTTAGGTTCAACGACCTACCTAACTGTGGTAGCTATTGTGGTTTCCTTGTTGCACTGCAGTTTCAATTTCTACGCTTTTCCGTTGATCATTGCGAAGGCTAACCTCTTCGGTTACTTGCAGAGGGCCACATCAGTAAGCTTCCCCGGTGCACTTTCAAACTTCTTTATCGCTGAAGCCGATTGTCTCGCAGATGGCCCGCACTTCAGCTTTGCCTTCTATCAGACTGTTGGAGGCATTATCAGCTGCGCCGCATCGATAGTTGGCATCATGCTGTTCAACTACATTTTTTCGAAACGCACGTACCGAATGACCTACTTGTCGACACTTTCCCTCGGCATTTTTTCAAGTATCTTCGATCTTGTACTTGTTATGAGGTGGAACCGGCCGCACGTTAGTGATCACGCGCTGTACATCATGGGTGATGCCATTATATCTCCCGTGATTTCCATGTTGAATTGGATGCCTCAAATTGTCCTACTTTCGCGGTTGTGTCCTAGGGGAAGTGAAAGCACAGTGTATTCCATTCTTGCCGCCTCCAGCAACTTGGGTGCTTCCATGGGAAGTGTCGTTGGGTCAGTTGTCATGGAGTATGCCTTGCCCGTGTCATCAAAATTGCCTTGCAACTTTGAAAATCTGAAGTGGCTCGTCGTGATTGCAGGTTTCTTGGCACCGCTGCTTCAGATACCAATGGTTTTCACTCTCCTTCCACGTGCGCGCATGTGCGACGATCTTGACGTAGACAATGCAACAGCCAAGAAAAAGTCAGAGATTCAGAAAGAAGTTGCTGAAGTGCAGGAGAGCGGTAGTACTTAA
- a CDS encoding pre-mRNA splicing factor ATP-dependent RNA helicase, putative (similar to SP:Q14562: ATP-dependent helicase DHX8 (RNA helicase HRH1) (DEAH-box protein 8). {Homo sapiens}), whose protein sequence is MLNERRPQVHLPVTEARAAIVRMIRRHNAVVIVGETGSGKTTQIPQYVWDDIVSKGDGGIVGCTQPRRVAAVSIARHVAQQRGGKVGGEVAYAVRFDDTCTKNTKIKFMTDGILLREIQTDPDLTHYRCLILDEAHERTLHGDVLFGLLKDIARRRKNTLSIVIMSATLNEEHFSKFWWDAPVGVIHGRTFPVTIYHTVEPQADYVEAAVSALLQIHQREEPGDVLCFLTGREEIEDAKRMLEQRMKLLPNDIGDFVVLPLYSAMPYEQQLVVFDPAPPGKRKIIIATNIAETSITVEGIKYVVDSGVVKAKHYNSKTGMEVLAEVDVSRAQATQRAGRAGRVAAGKCFRLYTAQAFESLHENTVPEIQRCSLISVVLQMKSLNIDRIADFEFMDAPNPHALTKAEETLMLLNALDSEGCVTPLGKRLTDFPIEPAAAMVLLAGKALGVEREAVIAIAMTSTENLFVTSRDMKERADRCKGAFAKSAGDHATLVSIYQAFKHSPKDQRKLWCETNAISYRQMLKVQDVITQLMAILAEGDDEELLATLVPKSVRQALSHKATDESCAVVSGSNDDNTVTNGYDHQWEPGANGRSSGLKFRDFELLRRALCCGYFLNVAFYNAKIGNFQTVVGQQVVHIHPSSVLFTLRRKPALVLFNSVVRTTRRYMQNVSVVQEAWLRETSSFSRMML, encoded by the coding sequence ATGTTGAATGAACGGCGGCCTCAGGTGCATTTACCCGTGACGGAGGCTCGCGCCGCAATTGTCCGCATGATTCGCCGCCATAATGCCGTTGTTATTGTAGGTGAGACGGGTTCAGGAAAGACAACACAAATTCCGCAATATGTGTGGGATGATATCGTCTCAAAGGGGGACGGAGGCATTGTTGGATGCACGCAACCACGTCGTGTGGCTGCTGTGAGTATCGCGCGGCACGTCGCACAGCAAAGGGGTGGTAAAGTCGGCGGTGAGGTGGCTTATGCCGTACGATTTGATgacacatgcacaaaaaatACGAAGATAAAGTTCATGACGGACGGTATTCTTTTGCGAGAGATCCAGACGGATCCTGATTTGACGCATTATCGCTGTTTGATTCTTGATGAGGCACACGAACGAACGCTGCACGGTGATGTACTTTTCGGTCTTCTTAAAGACATTGCCAGACGCAGGAAGAACACACTATCCATTGTCATAATGTCCGCAACGCTCAACGAGGAGCACTTCTCAAAATTTTGGTGGGATGCGCCGGTTGGCGTGATTCACGGCAGGACTTTTCCGGTAACTATTTATCACACAGTTGAGCCGCAGGCCGATTATGTGGAGGCAGCTGTGAGTGCCCTTCTACAGATTCACCAACGGGAGGAACCAGGTgatgttttgtgtttccttacagggagggaggaaattGAAGATGCTAAACGGATGCTCGAGCAGCGCATGAAGTTGCTCCCAAATGACATAGGAgattttgttgttcttccGCTTTACTCTGCGATGCCGTACGAGCAGCAATTGGTTGTGTTTGACCCTGCTCCACCCGGGAAGCGTAAGATAATTATTGCGACAAACATTGCTGAAACTTCTATTACCGTGGAAGGCATAAAGTACGTGGTGGACAGCGGTGTGGTGAAAGCGAAGCACTACAATTCAAAGACAGGAATGGAAGTGTTGGCAGAAGTTGATGTTAGCAGGGCTCAGGCGACACAACGTGCAGGACGGGCAGGGCGCGTGGCGGCAGGGAAGTGTTTTCGTCTGTACACCGCTCAGGCCTTTGAATCGCTGCACGAGAACACGGTGCCGGAAATACAGCGGTGCTCGCTAATTAGCGTAGTGCTGCAGATGAAGAGCCTCAACATTGATCGTATTGCTGACTTTGAGTTCATGGATGCACCGAACCCGCACGCGTTAACAAAGGCGGAGGAAACACTGATGCTGCTGAACGCTCTGGATAGCGAAGGGTGCGTTACGCCGCTGGGAAAGCGGCTGACCGACTTCCCCATTGAGCCAGCAGCAGCTATGGTGCTATTGGCAGGAAAGGCTTTAGGTGTCGAGCGTGAAGCAGTTATTGCTATTGCGATGACAAGCACCGAAAACTTGTTTGTTACATCCCGTGACATGAAAGAAAGGGCTGACAGGTGCAAAGGGGCCTTTGCGAAGTCCGCAGGAGATCACGCAACTCTGGTTAGCATCTACCAGGCGTTTAAACATTCACCAAAGGATCAGCGAAAGTTATGGTGCGAGACAAACGCCATCAGCTATCGCCAAATGCTAAAAGTTCAAGATGTTATTACGCAGCTTATGGCTATACTTGCTGAGGGTGATGACGAGGAATTGTTAGCTACTTTAGTGCCCAAGTCAGTTCGGCAAGCGCTGTCCCATAAGGCGACGGACGAGAGTTGTGCCGTCGTCAGTGGGAGTAATGACGACAACACCGTGACGAACGGTTATGACCACCAGTGGGAGCCTGGTGCGAATGGAAGGTCTAGTGGACTAAAGTTTCGTGATTTTGAGCTTCTTCGTCGCGCGCTTTGTTGCGGTTATTTTCTTAATGTAGCCTTTTACAATGCAAAAATTGGCAACTTCCAAACCGTAGTGGGACAGCAGGTGGTGCACATCCACCCCTCATCGGTGCTATTCACGTTGCGAAGAAAGCCAGCATTAGTACTATTCAACAGCGTTGTGCGTACAACAAGACGATATATGCAAAACGTTTCCGTTGTGCAGGAGGCCTGGCTTCGTGAAACATCGTCTTTCTCACGTATGATGTTGTAA
- a CDS encoding isoleucyl-tRNA synthetase, putative (similar to Isoleucyl-tRNA synthetase, cytoplasmic (EC 6.1.1.5) (Isoleucine--tRNAligase) (IleRS) (IRS). (Swiss-Prot:P41252) (Homo sapiens;)) — MNRCYSLLCSVLNSGKRAQTSFPSTRRTVIHSRVLPSESITSSFSPPETTTASKDKSRGEAASKTTMTGPLQNFGDELNFPKMEEEVLKHWEDIDAFKECLKQSEGKKPYTFYDGPPFATGLPHYGHLLAGTIKDIVCRYAHQTGHHVDRRFGWDCHGLPIEFEIDKEYGIKSSHDVKKMGIENYNNACRAIVMRFSEEWRKTVTRMGRWIDFDNDYKTMYLSYMESVWWVFKSLWDKGLVYRGFKVMPFSTACTTPLSNFEANLNYKDVSDPSLMVTFRTKDDPNTFLIAWTTTPWTLPSNLALCVHPDIDYVKVLDSKTKRHYIFGEPRLGEVYPKKKGDGKKGTEASPYTIVSRMKGKELVGTKYEPLFPYFEEKYGATAYRVLCDAYVATDSGTCVVHQAPGFGEEDNRICIDSGVITKEDMLCPVDENGSFTPDVVDFQGRYVKEADSDIIKYLESKGLVHSKGSIVHSYPFCWRSEAPLIYKAVDTWFVKVESLREQLLSANEETEWVPDFVKVRRFSNWLADAKDWNVSRNRYWGTPLPIWHSEDWEEVVCVGSVAELEELSGTKGITDIHRHFVDQLTIPSKRPGMPPLRRVEVVFDCWFESGSMPYAQIHYPFAAKDSFVGEKFPADFVAEGLDQTRGWFYTMLVLGVALFGRAPFKNVVVNGLILAEDGKKMSKRLKNYPEPGIIINTHGADALRMYMINSPVVRAEPLRFREQGVKGIVRDVMLPLFNAAKFFIANANYCVELGGNVATDVVSSNEMDRWILASTQTLQQYVKREMEKYHLYNVVPGVLRFVVDLSNWYVRMNRRRMKDTVDLEDRSRALSTMLNVLFAVSRIIAPIAPFVAEMLYLRIKPLLPQEQQLKSVHFHMFPEDDISKHDEVLERAMTRMVTIVELARVLRDRMVIPMKRPVRQVVVVHPDEAYLDDVRKVVTYIKEEVSAFEVVLSSSDEYVTTQLDASMENLGKLYRNEAPQIRKAIQALGPAAVTEFLKTGEVEVLGKKISRDDVKVIRKVKDGITDFESNTDNDVVVLLDKRDDQTLVDSWRAREFVNRVQQLRKKAKLIVKDIIEVYFETEDPELTTSILNCSEQVNKTIRGKWETMDKLPKGAKLIAEEDNSISGVGIRIVFTQPSAGES, encoded by the coding sequence ATGAATCGATGCTACTCCCTCCTTTGTTCCGTGCTGAACAGCGGTAAACGTGCCCAAACGAGTTTCCCGTCGACACGGCGTACCGTAATTCACTCACGTGTGTTGCCAAGCGAATCCATAAcgtcttccttttctccaccGGAAACCACAACAGCATCAAAAGATAAATCTAGAGGGGAGGCAGCGAGTAAAACCACGATGACTGGACCACTACAAAACTTTGGCGATGAACTTAACTTCCCAAAAATGGAAGAAGAGGTGCTGAAGCACTGGGAGGATATCGATGCATTCAAAGAATGTCTTAAGCAAtcagaaggaaagaaaccgTACACATTTTACGACGGACCGCCATTCGCGACGGGGTTGCCACATTACGGGCACCTCTTGGCTGGCACCATTAAGGATATCGTGTGTCGCTATGCCCATCAAACTGGCCATCACGTCGACCGCCGGTTTGGCTGGGATTGCCACGGGCTCCCCATTGAGTTTGAAATTGACAAGGAATATGGAATTAAATCTTCGCATGATGTGAAGAAGATGGGCATCGAAAACTACAACAACGCATGCCGCGCCATCGTGATGCGTTTTTCGGAGGAGTGGCGTAAAACTGTGACACGCATGGGGAGGTGGATCGACTTTGACAACGACTACAAAACGATGTATCTCTCGTACATGGAAAGTGTTTGGTGGGTGTTCAAAAGTCTCTGGGATAAGGGTCTCGTGTACAGGGGATTTAAGGTGATGCCCTTCTCAACGGCTTGCACCACTCCCCTCAGTAACTTCGAGGCCAACTTGAACTACAAGGACGTCAGTGACCCTTCACTAATGGTTACCTTCAGGACTAAAGATGACCCGAACACATTCCTTATAGCTTGGACAACAACACCGTGGACACTTCCAAGCAACCTGGCGCTTTGCGTTCATCCGGATATCGACTACGTTAAGGTCCTTGACAGCAAGACAAAACGTCACTACATCTTTGGCGAACCGCGACTTGGGGAGGTTTATCCCAAGAAGAAAGGCGATGGCAAGAAGGGCACGGAGGCATCCCCGTATACTATTGTCAGTCGtatgaaggggaaggagcTTGTCGGGACAAAATACGAACCGCTGTTTCCCTACTTTGAGGAGAAATATGGAGCCACCGCGTACCGTGTGCTGTGTGACGCGTACGTAGCGACGGACTCTGGCACGTGTGTTGTGCACCAGGCCCCCGGGTTTGGTGAGGAAGATAATCGCATATGCATCGACAGCGGTGTTATAACGAAGGAGGATATGCTTTGCCCTGTCGATGAAAATGGTTCTTTCACCCCAGATGTGGTGGATTTCCAGGGTCGTTACGTGAAGGAAGCCGACTCAGACATTATCAAGTACTTGGAGTCAAAGGGACTTGTCCATAGTAAGGGATCCATTGTTCACAGTTACCCATTCTGCTGGCGCAGCGAAGCACCGCTGATCTATAAGGCGGTTGACACGTGGTTCGTGAAAGTGGAGTCTTTGCGTGAGCAACTTCTTTCTGCGAATGAGGAAACGGAGTGGGTACCCGACTTTGTTAAGGTTAGGCGTTTCTCCAACTGGCTTGCCGACGCCAAAGACTGGAACGTTTCCCGTAACCGCTACTGGGGTACTCCCCTTCCTATTTGGCACAGCGAAGACTGGGAGGAGGTTGTGTGCGTTGGTAGTGTGGCTGAACTGGAAGAACTTTCCGGCACGAAGGGGATCACCGATATTCACCGCCATTTCGTTGATCAGTTAACGATCCCAAGTAAGCGCCCGGGTATGCCCCCACTGCGTCGCGTGGAAGTGGTCTTTGATTGCTGGTTCGAGTCGGGCTCCATGCCCTATGCGCAGATTCACTACCCGTTCGCGGCTAAGGATAGTTTCGTTGGGGAAAAGTTCCCTGCGGATTTTGTGGCAGAAGGTCTCGACCAAACACGCGGCTGGTTCTACACGATGCTTGTTCTCGGCGTTGCCCTCTTTGGGCGGGCCCCTTTCAAAAATGTTGTTGTGAACGGACTTATTCTTGCCGAGGACGGTAAAAAGATGAGCAAACGACTGAAGAACTACCCCGAGCCTGGAATCATCATAAATACGCACGGTGCAGACGCTCTGCGTATGTACATGATCAATTCCCCGGTGGTGCGGGCGGAACCATTGCGCTTCAGGGAACAGGGTGTAAAGGGCATTGTCAGAGACGTGATGCTACCTCTGTTTAATGCCGCAAAGTTTTTTATTGCGAATGCCAACTACTGCGTGGAGTTGGGTGGAAACGTGGCGACCGATGTTGTGAGCTCCAATGAAATGGACCGCTGGATTTTGGCGTCGACGCAAACGCTTCAACAATACGTAAAGCGTGAGATGGAAAAGTACCATCTATACAATGTCGTTCCCGGGGTCCTTCGGTTCGTTGTGGATCTTTCCAATTGGTACGTTCGTATGAACCGCCGTCGTATGAAAGACACTGTTGACTTGGAGGACCGCTCGAGGGCACTCTCGACAATGTTGAAcgttctttttgctgtttcccGTATTATTGCCCCTATTGCTCCGTTTGTTGCAGAAATGTTGTACCTACGCATCAAACCACTGCTTCCACAGGAGCAGCAGCTTAAATCGGTGCACTTTCACATGTTCCCGGAGGACGACATATCGAAGCATGACGAAGTGTTAGAGCGTGCTATGACTCGTATGGTCACCATTGTCGAGCTTGCTCGTGTTCTTCGAGATCGCATGGTTATTCCTATGAAGCGACCGGTGCGTCAAGTTGTCGTTGTTCATCCTGACGAGGCGTACCTTGATGACGTTCGGAAAGTGGTTACGTACATCAAGGAGGAGGTGAGTGCCTTTGAGGTTGTTCTTTCCTCCAGTGATGAATACGTCACAACCCAACTGGATGCGAGCATGGAAAACTTGGGTAAACTCTACCGCAACGAGGCACCACAAATCCGCAAGGCGATTCAGGCATTGGGACCAGCAGCGGTTACTGAGTTTCTCAAAACTGGCGAAGTGGAGGTGCTCGGCAAGAAGATATCGCGTGACGATGTGAAGGTGATCCGTAAAGTAAAGGATGGCATAACTGACTTTGAGAGCAACACTGACAATGATGTGGTCGTTCTCTTGGACAAGCGAGATGACCAAACGTTGGTGGACTCATGGCGCGCGCGGGAGTTCGTTAACCGAGTGCAGCAGCTCCGCAAGAAGGCCAAACTCATCGTCAAAGACATTATTGAGGTCTACTTCGAGACGGAGGATCCGGAACTGACTACCTCGATCCTCAACTGCTCTGAGCAGGTTAACAAAACTATCCGGGGGAAATGGGAAACAATGGACAAGCTCCCTAAAGGGGCTAAGCTAATTGCGGAGGAAGACAACTCGATATCGGGAGTTGGAATAAGAATTGTTTTCACACAACCGTCGGCTGGTGAATCGTAA